Proteins from a genomic interval of Nematostella vectensis chromosome 12, jaNemVect1.1, whole genome shotgun sequence:
- the LOC5514535 gene encoding unconventional myosin-IXb isoform X2, with protein MESLKEENNQMRRELRILQERLSEQTGSHFGADFLNELCSLADNLQELQNRLTANSSNDSVQRSINHVDVDTLNDDISRISRLLHNILKYDGTQLSSLRQGSRTVGSSSNSLTDSITTPLVEDLINLPGPVTEHAISRALHQQVAFGNNMVKLGPVLLSVNTYAPHTHQGVLQSPQDRKCLQNIVKQVLREMSDTSHPQVFVMSGCNGSGKSWLSHALVRQIMEESEGGLDTDICKHFLASYTVLQSLGCSKTASNSNSTRIGQLMEFYFTGGTVSKTKIQCFPLVGSRVTNPSPGERNFHIFYQLLAGITQEERAKLHLQGYAAQNLQYLNQSSLPSDSEEAVLRAKFERWRTGLAALTIKFDDVQRILAAILLLGNVQFVEGEGMELDVKGNNEIKAVAALLGVSGVSLYRGLTTKTKTLRGQVLRSLCDPEMANQNRDSLAQALYLRTVAAIARRINSFKRQSSPVINGSPHGSFESLRTPPLSPEVLDVTARVGLSDGLLKTPPQGIPNGTHIGTLVPGVSGLVSVMDMFGFENCEVNGLNQICVNLCAETIQHFYNTRIFKTTEEYCREEGLLSELDLDYIDNAACIELLTCQSAGVLTLMDKECLLAKGSQEEFLQEVRDHHSDSEWFFDPDPNSTAFGVCHYADNVVYETEGLLDKNRDTIPDDIICVFSRQNCSFGFATHLFMSDLRTTQGQAASPKGVLHRISPSQGQDSGSSPSIADLGLTTFYQDVQSKLDGLVKTLVQARPWFIRCIRGNAREEPARFDRNTVNQQLRALQVFETLQMLQSSFANHEKFQYFISRYGFLCPSRIIGHEESGAEDCKNILESVLSAGDVSMATHLFGSYALGKNYVFFSEPMKVQLELRHDKWRESAAITPQAHSMAANIKHSRPPSVPTDKELRVDTKTAEETCCLYGLDMTAPPPVPKSRLYTIQGNMKMGFPQTRIMKQDFTGGSSEVLFHKGEVVKVLSASRKRGYLIAEHKNGSNIPIPHQLMELKSSPTPSPR; from the exons ATGGAATCACTCAAAGAAGAGAACAATCAGATGAGGAGGGAACTAAGGATTTTACAAGAACGGCTTTCGGAACAAACAGGGTCGCATTTTGGCGCCGATTTTTTAAACGAGTTGTGTTCTCTTGCTGACAATCTGCAAGAACTGCAAAACCGTTTGACCGCAAATTCCTCAAATGACAGCGTTCAACGCAGTATTAACCATG TCGATGTCGACACCTTGAATGATGACATCAGCAGAATCAGCAGGCTGTTGCACAATATACTGAAATATGATGGGACACAACTTTCATCGCTAAGACAAG GTTCCAGAACAGTGGGGTCCTCCAGTAATTCCCTCACTGATAGTATCACCACGCCCCTTGTAGAAGATCTTATAAACCTTCCTGGGCCTGTCACTGAGCATGCCATTTCCAGGGCCTTGCACCAGCAAGTGGCATTTGGAAACAACATG GTCAAGCTTGGCCCAGTACTCTTATCAGTCAACACCTACGCCCCCCACACCCACCAGGGCGTGTTACAAAGCCCACAAGACAGGAAGTGCTTACAGAACATTGTCAAGCAAGTACTGAGAGAAATGTCAGACACAAGTCACCCTCAGGTCTTTGTTATGAG TGGTTGTAATGGCAGCGGGAAGAGCTGGCTGTCTCATGCCTTAGTAAGACAGATTATGGAGGAATCTGAGGGAGGATTAGATACTGATATTTGCAAG caTTTCTTAGCGTCGTATACTGTCCTGCAGTCTCTTGGTTGTTCAAAGACGGCATCCAACTCTAACTCAACAAGAATT GGCCAGTTAATGGAGTTCTACTTCACAGGTGGCACAGTCAGCAAAACGAAGATCCAGTGCTTTCCTCTAGTTGGG TCAAGGGTCACTAACCCCTCTCCTGGTGAAAGGAACTTCCACATTTTCTATCAGCTTCTAGCGGGAATAACCCAGGAGGAAAGAG CCAAACTGCATCTTCAAGGATATGCAGCCCAAAACCTACAGTATCTGAACCAGAGTTCCTTGCCTAGTGACTCTGAGGAAGCAGTGCTCAGAGCAAAGTTCGAAAGGTGGAGG ACAGGGCTGGCAGCTCTTACAATCAAATTTGATGATGTCCAACGAATCCTTGCGGCAATACTTCTACTGGGGAATGTCCAGTTTGTTGAAGGAGAGGGAATGGAGCTGGATGTCAAAGGCAACAATG AGATCAAAGCTGTCGCAGCGTTGCTTGGGGTGTCTGGCGTCTCCTTATATCGAGGTCTGACCACAAAGACCAAGACCCTCCGTGGACAAGTTCTCAGATCCCTCTGTGATCCTGAGATG gCAAACCAAAACAGAGACTCTCTGGCACAAGCTCTCTACCTGCGAACAGTTGCTGCCATCGCACGTCGCATCAACAGCTTTAAACGCCAATCATCACCAGTTATAAATGGTTCTCCACATGGCTCCTTTGAATCtctgcgcacccctcccctctctccTGAGGTGCTAGATGTAACGGCAAGGGTGGGGCTCTCTGATGGTCTCCTGAAAACACCTCCGCAGG gCATCCCAAACGGCACCCACATTGGCACATTGGTTCCAGGTGTTAGTGGTCTTGTGTCTGTTATGGATATGTTTGGATTTGAGAATTGCGAG GTGAATGGCCTAAATCAGATATGTGTCAATCTGTGTGCAGAGACAATCCAACATTTTTACAACACACGCATCTTTAAAACCACAGAGGAATATTGCAG GGAAGAGGGCCTTCTGTCAGAATTGGACTTAGACTATATTGATAATGCTGCTTGTATAGAGCTGCTCACTTGCCAG AGTGCTGGTGTTTTGACACTGATGGACAAAGAGTGCTTACTTGCAAAAGGCTCCCAAGAAGAGTTTTTACAAGAGGTCCGTGACCATCACTCGGACAGTGAATG GTTCTTTGACCCTGATCCTAATAGTACTGCGTTTGGAGTGTGTCACTATGCAGATAAT GTTGTTTATGAAACAGAGGGTCTGCTTGACAAAAATCGTGACACCATCCCTGATGATATCATCTGCGTTTTTTCAAGACAG aACTGCAGCTTTGGCTTCGCCACCCATCTGTTCATGAGTGACTTGAGGACAACTCAAGGACAGGCGGCATCCCCCAAGGGGGTACTCCACAGGATTTCACCCAGCCAGGGACAGGATTCTGGAAG CTCACCAAGTATTGCCGACCTGGGGCTAACCACATTCTACCAGGACGTCCAG AGCAAGTTAGATGGGCTGGTGAAGACGCTGGTCCAGGCTCGCCCTTGGTTCATCAGATGTATCCGTGGAAATGCCCGCGAGGAGCCTGCCAGGTTTGACCGCAACACTGTCAATCAACAACTGAGGGCGCTACAGGTCTTTGAGACGCTTCAGATGCTACAGTCAA GTTTTGCCAATCACGAGAAATTCCAGTATTTCATCAGCAGATATGGCTTCCTGTGTCCGAGCAGGATCATAGGACACGAAGAGTCTGGGGCTGAGGATTGCAAGAACATTCTGGAGTCAGTGCTGAGTGCTGGTGATGTCTCCATGGCAACGCACTTGTTTGGTTCTTACGCATTAGGGAAGAATTACGTCTTCTTCAG CGAGCCAATGAAAGTACAGCTTGAGCTCAGGCATGACAAATGGAGAGAGTCCGCTGCTATCACCCCGCAGGCGCATAGCATGGCTGCTAATATCAA ACACTCCCGTCCCCCTTCTGTTCCTACCGACAAGGAGTTGCGAGTGGACACGAAAACTGCTGAAGAAACTTGTTGTCTCTACGGTCTCGATATG
- the LOC5514535 gene encoding unconventional myosin-X isoform X1: MESLKEENNQMRRELRILQERLSEQTGSHFGADFLNELCSLADNLQELQNRLTANSSNDSVQRSINHVDVDTLNDDISRISRLLHNILKYDGTQLSSLRQGSRTVGSSSNSLTDSITTPLVEDLINLPGPVTEHAISRALHQQVAFGNNMVKLGPVLLSVNTYAPHTHQGVLQSPQDRKCLQNIVKQVLREMSDTSHPQVFVMSGCNGSGKSWLSHALVRQIMEESEGGLDTDICKHFLASYTVLQSLGCSKTASNSNSTRIGQLMEFYFTGGTVSKTKIQCFPLVGSRVTNPSPGERNFHIFYQLLAGITQEERAKLHLQGYAAQNLQYLNQSSLPSDSEEAVLRAKFERWRTGLAALTIKFDDVQRILAAILLLGNVQFVEGEGMELDVKGNNEIKAVAALLGVSGVSLYRGLTTKTKTLRGQVLRSLCDPEMANQNRDSLAQALYLRTVAAIARRINSFKRQSSPVINGSPHGSFESLRTPPLSPEVLDVTARVGLSDGLLKTPPQGTGIPNGTHIGTLVPGVSGLVSVMDMFGFENCEVNGLNQICVNLCAETIQHFYNTRIFKTTEEYCREEGLLSELDLDYIDNAACIELLTCQSAGVLTLMDKECLLAKGSQEEFLQEVRDHHSDSEWFFDPDPNSTAFGVCHYADNVVYETEGLLDKNRDTIPDDIICVFSRQNCSFGFATHLFMSDLRTTQGQAASPKGVLHRISPSQGQDSGSSPSIADLGLTTFYQDVQSKLDGLVKTLVQARPWFIRCIRGNAREEPARFDRNTVNQQLRALQVFETLQMLQSSFANHEKFQYFISRYGFLCPSRIIGHEESGAEDCKNILESVLSAGDVSMATHLFGSYALGKNYVFFSEPMKVQLELRHDKWRESAAITPQAHSMAANIKHSRPPSVPTDKELRVDTKTAEETCCLYGLDMTAPPPVPKSRLYTIQGNMKMGFPQTRIMKQDFTGGSSEVLFHKGEVVKVLSASRKRGYLIAEHKNGSNIPIPHQLMELKSSPTPSPR, encoded by the exons ATGGAATCACTCAAAGAAGAGAACAATCAGATGAGGAGGGAACTAAGGATTTTACAAGAACGGCTTTCGGAACAAACAGGGTCGCATTTTGGCGCCGATTTTTTAAACGAGTTGTGTTCTCTTGCTGACAATCTGCAAGAACTGCAAAACCGTTTGACCGCAAATTCCTCAAATGACAGCGTTCAACGCAGTATTAACCATG TCGATGTCGACACCTTGAATGATGACATCAGCAGAATCAGCAGGCTGTTGCACAATATACTGAAATATGATGGGACACAACTTTCATCGCTAAGACAAG GTTCCAGAACAGTGGGGTCCTCCAGTAATTCCCTCACTGATAGTATCACCACGCCCCTTGTAGAAGATCTTATAAACCTTCCTGGGCCTGTCACTGAGCATGCCATTTCCAGGGCCTTGCACCAGCAAGTGGCATTTGGAAACAACATG GTCAAGCTTGGCCCAGTACTCTTATCAGTCAACACCTACGCCCCCCACACCCACCAGGGCGTGTTACAAAGCCCACAAGACAGGAAGTGCTTACAGAACATTGTCAAGCAAGTACTGAGAGAAATGTCAGACACAAGTCACCCTCAGGTCTTTGTTATGAG TGGTTGTAATGGCAGCGGGAAGAGCTGGCTGTCTCATGCCTTAGTAAGACAGATTATGGAGGAATCTGAGGGAGGATTAGATACTGATATTTGCAAG caTTTCTTAGCGTCGTATACTGTCCTGCAGTCTCTTGGTTGTTCAAAGACGGCATCCAACTCTAACTCAACAAGAATT GGCCAGTTAATGGAGTTCTACTTCACAGGTGGCACAGTCAGCAAAACGAAGATCCAGTGCTTTCCTCTAGTTGGG TCAAGGGTCACTAACCCCTCTCCTGGTGAAAGGAACTTCCACATTTTCTATCAGCTTCTAGCGGGAATAACCCAGGAGGAAAGAG CCAAACTGCATCTTCAAGGATATGCAGCCCAAAACCTACAGTATCTGAACCAGAGTTCCTTGCCTAGTGACTCTGAGGAAGCAGTGCTCAGAGCAAAGTTCGAAAGGTGGAGG ACAGGGCTGGCAGCTCTTACAATCAAATTTGATGATGTCCAACGAATCCTTGCGGCAATACTTCTACTGGGGAATGTCCAGTTTGTTGAAGGAGAGGGAATGGAGCTGGATGTCAAAGGCAACAATG AGATCAAAGCTGTCGCAGCGTTGCTTGGGGTGTCTGGCGTCTCCTTATATCGAGGTCTGACCACAAAGACCAAGACCCTCCGTGGACAAGTTCTCAGATCCCTCTGTGATCCTGAGATG gCAAACCAAAACAGAGACTCTCTGGCACAAGCTCTCTACCTGCGAACAGTTGCTGCCATCGCACGTCGCATCAACAGCTTTAAACGCCAATCATCACCAGTTATAAATGGTTCTCCACATGGCTCCTTTGAATCtctgcgcacccctcccctctctccTGAGGTGCTAGATGTAACGGCAAGGGTGGGGCTCTCTGATGGTCTCCTGAAAACACCTCCGCAGGGTACAG gCATCCCAAACGGCACCCACATTGGCACATTGGTTCCAGGTGTTAGTGGTCTTGTGTCTGTTATGGATATGTTTGGATTTGAGAATTGCGAG GTGAATGGCCTAAATCAGATATGTGTCAATCTGTGTGCAGAGACAATCCAACATTTTTACAACACACGCATCTTTAAAACCACAGAGGAATATTGCAG GGAAGAGGGCCTTCTGTCAGAATTGGACTTAGACTATATTGATAATGCTGCTTGTATAGAGCTGCTCACTTGCCAG AGTGCTGGTGTTTTGACACTGATGGACAAAGAGTGCTTACTTGCAAAAGGCTCCCAAGAAGAGTTTTTACAAGAGGTCCGTGACCATCACTCGGACAGTGAATG GTTCTTTGACCCTGATCCTAATAGTACTGCGTTTGGAGTGTGTCACTATGCAGATAAT GTTGTTTATGAAACAGAGGGTCTGCTTGACAAAAATCGTGACACCATCCCTGATGATATCATCTGCGTTTTTTCAAGACAG aACTGCAGCTTTGGCTTCGCCACCCATCTGTTCATGAGTGACTTGAGGACAACTCAAGGACAGGCGGCATCCCCCAAGGGGGTACTCCACAGGATTTCACCCAGCCAGGGACAGGATTCTGGAAG CTCACCAAGTATTGCCGACCTGGGGCTAACCACATTCTACCAGGACGTCCAG AGCAAGTTAGATGGGCTGGTGAAGACGCTGGTCCAGGCTCGCCCTTGGTTCATCAGATGTATCCGTGGAAATGCCCGCGAGGAGCCTGCCAGGTTTGACCGCAACACTGTCAATCAACAACTGAGGGCGCTACAGGTCTTTGAGACGCTTCAGATGCTACAGTCAA GTTTTGCCAATCACGAGAAATTCCAGTATTTCATCAGCAGATATGGCTTCCTGTGTCCGAGCAGGATCATAGGACACGAAGAGTCTGGGGCTGAGGATTGCAAGAACATTCTGGAGTCAGTGCTGAGTGCTGGTGATGTCTCCATGGCAACGCACTTGTTTGGTTCTTACGCATTAGGGAAGAATTACGTCTTCTTCAG CGAGCCAATGAAAGTACAGCTTGAGCTCAGGCATGACAAATGGAGAGAGTCCGCTGCTATCACCCCGCAGGCGCATAGCATGGCTGCTAATATCAA ACACTCCCGTCCCCCTTCTGTTCCTACCGACAAGGAGTTGCGAGTGGACACGAAAACTGCTGAAGAAACTTGTTGTCTCTACGGTCTCGATATG
- the LOC5514535 gene encoding unconventional myosin-X isoform X3 → MESLKEENNQMRRELRILQERLSEQTGSHFGADFLNELCSLADNLQELQNRLTANSSNDSVQRSINHVDVDTLNDDISRISRLLHNILKYDGTQLSSLRQGSRTVGSSSNSLTDSITTPLVEDLINLPGPVTEHAISRALHQQVAFGNNMVKLGPVLLSVNTYAPHTHQGVLQSPQDRKCLQNIVKQVLREMSDTSHPQVFVMSGCNGSGKSWLSHALVRQIMEESEGGLDTDICKHFLASYTVLQSLGCSKTASNSNSTRIGQLMEFYFTGGTVSKTKIQCFPLVGSRVTNPSPGERNFHIFYQLLAGITQEERAKLHLQGYAAQNLQYLNQSSLPSDSEEAVLRAKFERWRTGLAALTIKFDDVQRILAAILLLGNVQFVEGEGMELDVKGNNEIKAVAALLGVSGVSLYRGLTTKTKTLRGQVLRSLCDPEMANQNRDSLAQALYLRTVAAIARRINSFKRQSSPVINGSPHGSFESLRTPPLSPEVLDVTARVGLSDGLLKTPPQGTGIPNGTHIGTLVPGVSGLVSVMDMFGFENCEVNGLNQICVNLCAETIQHFYNTRIFKTTEEYCREEGLLSELDLDYIDNAACIELLTCQSAGVLTLMDKECLLAKGSQEEFLQEVRDHHSDSEWFFDPDPNSTAFGVCHYADNVVYETEGLLDKNRDTIPDDIICVFSRQNCSFGFATHLFMSDLRTTQGQAASPKGVLHRISPSQGQDSGSSPSIADLGLTTFYQDVQSKLDGLVKTLVQARPWFIRCIRGNAREEPARFDRNTVNQQLRALQVFETLQMLQSSFANHEKFQYFISRYGFLCPSRIIGHEESGAEDCKNILESVLSAGDVSMATHLFGSYALGKNYVFFSEPMKVQLELRHDKWRESAAITPQAHSMAANIKHSRPPSVPTDKELRVDTKTAEETCCLYGLDMTAPPPVPKSRLYTIQGNMKMGFPQTRIMKQDFTGGSSEVLFHKGEVVKVLSASRKRGYLIAEHKNGSNIPIPHQLMELKVRMI, encoded by the exons ATGGAATCACTCAAAGAAGAGAACAATCAGATGAGGAGGGAACTAAGGATTTTACAAGAACGGCTTTCGGAACAAACAGGGTCGCATTTTGGCGCCGATTTTTTAAACGAGTTGTGTTCTCTTGCTGACAATCTGCAAGAACTGCAAAACCGTTTGACCGCAAATTCCTCAAATGACAGCGTTCAACGCAGTATTAACCATG TCGATGTCGACACCTTGAATGATGACATCAGCAGAATCAGCAGGCTGTTGCACAATATACTGAAATATGATGGGACACAACTTTCATCGCTAAGACAAG GTTCCAGAACAGTGGGGTCCTCCAGTAATTCCCTCACTGATAGTATCACCACGCCCCTTGTAGAAGATCTTATAAACCTTCCTGGGCCTGTCACTGAGCATGCCATTTCCAGGGCCTTGCACCAGCAAGTGGCATTTGGAAACAACATG GTCAAGCTTGGCCCAGTACTCTTATCAGTCAACACCTACGCCCCCCACACCCACCAGGGCGTGTTACAAAGCCCACAAGACAGGAAGTGCTTACAGAACATTGTCAAGCAAGTACTGAGAGAAATGTCAGACACAAGTCACCCTCAGGTCTTTGTTATGAG TGGTTGTAATGGCAGCGGGAAGAGCTGGCTGTCTCATGCCTTAGTAAGACAGATTATGGAGGAATCTGAGGGAGGATTAGATACTGATATTTGCAAG caTTTCTTAGCGTCGTATACTGTCCTGCAGTCTCTTGGTTGTTCAAAGACGGCATCCAACTCTAACTCAACAAGAATT GGCCAGTTAATGGAGTTCTACTTCACAGGTGGCACAGTCAGCAAAACGAAGATCCAGTGCTTTCCTCTAGTTGGG TCAAGGGTCACTAACCCCTCTCCTGGTGAAAGGAACTTCCACATTTTCTATCAGCTTCTAGCGGGAATAACCCAGGAGGAAAGAG CCAAACTGCATCTTCAAGGATATGCAGCCCAAAACCTACAGTATCTGAACCAGAGTTCCTTGCCTAGTGACTCTGAGGAAGCAGTGCTCAGAGCAAAGTTCGAAAGGTGGAGG ACAGGGCTGGCAGCTCTTACAATCAAATTTGATGATGTCCAACGAATCCTTGCGGCAATACTTCTACTGGGGAATGTCCAGTTTGTTGAAGGAGAGGGAATGGAGCTGGATGTCAAAGGCAACAATG AGATCAAAGCTGTCGCAGCGTTGCTTGGGGTGTCTGGCGTCTCCTTATATCGAGGTCTGACCACAAAGACCAAGACCCTCCGTGGACAAGTTCTCAGATCCCTCTGTGATCCTGAGATG gCAAACCAAAACAGAGACTCTCTGGCACAAGCTCTCTACCTGCGAACAGTTGCTGCCATCGCACGTCGCATCAACAGCTTTAAACGCCAATCATCACCAGTTATAAATGGTTCTCCACATGGCTCCTTTGAATCtctgcgcacccctcccctctctccTGAGGTGCTAGATGTAACGGCAAGGGTGGGGCTCTCTGATGGTCTCCTGAAAACACCTCCGCAGGGTACAG gCATCCCAAACGGCACCCACATTGGCACATTGGTTCCAGGTGTTAGTGGTCTTGTGTCTGTTATGGATATGTTTGGATTTGAGAATTGCGAG GTGAATGGCCTAAATCAGATATGTGTCAATCTGTGTGCAGAGACAATCCAACATTTTTACAACACACGCATCTTTAAAACCACAGAGGAATATTGCAG GGAAGAGGGCCTTCTGTCAGAATTGGACTTAGACTATATTGATAATGCTGCTTGTATAGAGCTGCTCACTTGCCAG AGTGCTGGTGTTTTGACACTGATGGACAAAGAGTGCTTACTTGCAAAAGGCTCCCAAGAAGAGTTTTTACAAGAGGTCCGTGACCATCACTCGGACAGTGAATG GTTCTTTGACCCTGATCCTAATAGTACTGCGTTTGGAGTGTGTCACTATGCAGATAAT GTTGTTTATGAAACAGAGGGTCTGCTTGACAAAAATCGTGACACCATCCCTGATGATATCATCTGCGTTTTTTCAAGACAG aACTGCAGCTTTGGCTTCGCCACCCATCTGTTCATGAGTGACTTGAGGACAACTCAAGGACAGGCGGCATCCCCCAAGGGGGTACTCCACAGGATTTCACCCAGCCAGGGACAGGATTCTGGAAG CTCACCAAGTATTGCCGACCTGGGGCTAACCACATTCTACCAGGACGTCCAG AGCAAGTTAGATGGGCTGGTGAAGACGCTGGTCCAGGCTCGCCCTTGGTTCATCAGATGTATCCGTGGAAATGCCCGCGAGGAGCCTGCCAGGTTTGACCGCAACACTGTCAATCAACAACTGAGGGCGCTACAGGTCTTTGAGACGCTTCAGATGCTACAGTCAA GTTTTGCCAATCACGAGAAATTCCAGTATTTCATCAGCAGATATGGCTTCCTGTGTCCGAGCAGGATCATAGGACACGAAGAGTCTGGGGCTGAGGATTGCAAGAACATTCTGGAGTCAGTGCTGAGTGCTGGTGATGTCTCCATGGCAACGCACTTGTTTGGTTCTTACGCATTAGGGAAGAATTACGTCTTCTTCAG CGAGCCAATGAAAGTACAGCTTGAGCTCAGGCATGACAAATGGAGAGAGTCCGCTGCTATCACCCCGCAGGCGCATAGCATGGCTGCTAATATCAA ACACTCCCGTCCCCCTTCTGTTCCTACCGACAAGGAGTTGCGAGTGGACACGAAAACTGCTGAAGAAACTTGTTGTCTCTACGGTCTCGATATG
- the LOC5514507 gene encoding uncharacterized protein LOC5514507 → MFSNFGIICSILIAVSSAIVYYELQETTANILLSVKINNTTAKEVFDAVSDPLHEIFKGHSFLVGIHNVERSRDERDHIVVRYTANDQIPILGIYNHSIFFNVKMTILKEDSLLMNELVVYGILHMKQVWEIAKDGDGVVVFNKIDMQSYRCVVQFSHGKAMQAHRALLEHLKQYWERRYYSNST, encoded by the exons ATGTTTTCCAATTTTGGAATCATTTGTTCTATTCTAATTGCTGTATCTTCAGCAATAGTGTACTACGAGCTACAAGAAACAACAGCCAACATTTTGCTCAGTGTAAAGATCAACAACACGACTGCAAAGGAGGTTTTTGACGCTGTTTCAGACCCCCTCCACGAAATCTTTAAGGGCCATTCGTTTCT tgttgGCATCCACAATGTGGAGAGATCAAGAGATGAAAGGGATCACATTGTTGTTAGATACACAGCCAATGATCAGATTCCTATTCTTGGCATCTACAACCACAGCATATTCTTCAATGTGAAGATGACAATTCTCAAAGAAGACTCTCTTCTCATGAATGAGTTAGTTGTTTATGGTATTTTACACATGAAACAAGTTTGGGAAATAGCAAAAGATGGCGATGGTGTTGTAGTGTTTAACAAAATTGATATGCAAAGTTATAGATGTGTTGTACAGTTTTCCCATGGAAAAGCTATGCAAGCTCATAGAGCCTTGTTGGAACACTTGAAGCAGTACTGGGAAAGGCGTTATTATTCAAACAGTACTTAA